The stretch of DNA GTGGCTACCAATGGGTATACCATGtgcaattctataaatagacatagTTATAACATTAGAAATATAGAATTACTAtcattttatacaaatattttcaGATTGTGGCAAAATACTTTAAACTTGAAGTAAACTAATGAATATTAATCTAAAAAAAGATAGTTTAGGTACCTGGGCACTTTTGTATTAGCCGATTCcacaattatttaattttagtgtATATAAatagtgaagtatatatatatgatacctACATGATTTGTAAATATAATGCAGTATATATGAGTAAATAATTAGCTTCGGTAAATAATCAGCAAAACTTAagatattattttgtatttaaaatggAACAGCTAAAATAACCTTGaacttgtattttattatagatCTAGAAGAAAACAGTGTTTAAGAGTGGAAAAgaattatatatctatacaagGAGATATACTGGTTTGCAAGCATCTACATATGTCATGACCTCCTATAAGTGTATACTAGTATGCATGTATTCACATGTGTAGCCACTTCCTATAAGTGTATAATACTAGTATTGTCAAAGGAgaaattgaaatatttaaaattatttatattatttataatttatattatatattatttgatttGAAGTATGATTTGCAATTAagtttttaacagtaataataataattcgatatttaaaaaataatataaaatgtattgtttttgtgtttttcctctgagtgtaataatataatggttctatggttctatgtgtaacggttagcctctggaccttgagttcaatttcttccaagacaaattttgaccgcagacaaagtggcacttctgcccacAAAGATCAGACTGCTGCTATAAGGCCAAATTGAaataacaactcaatcaatTGATATGGACACTCCTATAGTTctccttgcaatttgttttgacagtaatACCCTATTGCaatgatgagcccaagtatcaaagttcaacACAAGTAGTATTTAGATCGCAAGGCCTACTACTACTTGTAGGCAATTATTCTAATAGACAACAAAAACCAGTGGGTTGTTTTCAAGTGTCTGTAAACTCTATTTCctttaaaagataaaaaataacattaatACTGTCAATACTAACTAGCCaatgcaaaaataacaatacgcTTATATATTTAGCCCTATTAGTTATGGCCTTTCTAGGTTTAATAATTACGTGTGTCTGCtaggcgtgtagtgacgaggcgtgtagtgacgattcgtgtagtgacgaggggtgtagtgacgaggcgtgtagtgacgagtCGTGTAGTGACGAGGGGCGTAGTGACGAGGGGTGTAGTGACGAGtcgtgtagtgacgaggcgtgtagtgacgagggGTGTAGTGACGAGGCATTTAGTGACGAGGGGTGTAGTGACGAGTGGTGTAGTGACGAGGTGTTTATAGTGACGAGTTGTGTAGTGACGAGGTGTTTATAGTGACGAGTTGTGTAGTGACGAGGGGTGTAGTGACGAGGTGTGTAGTGACGAGGGCTGTAGTGATGAGtcgtgtagtgacgaggcgtgtagtgacgaggcgtgtagtgacgagggGTGTAGTGGCGAGGCGCGTAGTGACGAGGGGCGTTGTGACGAGTCGTGTAttgacgaggcgtgtagtgacgaggggtgtagtgacgaggcgtgtagtgacgaggcgtgtagcgacgaggcgtgtagtgacgagaGGTGTAGTGACGAGtcgtgtagtgacgaggcgtgtagtgacgaggcgtgtagtgatgAGGGGAGTAGTGACAAGTCGAGTAGTGACGAGtcgtgtagtgacgaggcgtgtagtgacgagggGTGTAGTGACGAGGTGTGTAGTGACGAGTTGTGTAGTGACGAGGGGTGCAGTGACGAGtcgtgtagtgacgaggcgtgtagtgacgaggcgtgtagtgacgagtCGTGTAGTGACGAGGGATGTAGTGACGAGTCGTGTAGTGACGTGGGatgtagtgacgaggcgtgtagtgacgaggcgcgtagtgacgaggcgtgtagtgacagTTCCTTCTGCTGGCAGGGGGGCTGAATGAATTCTCTTTTCTCAGAGCTTTATAGTTTTCTTGGCTTCCCACCTCTTGGGATAAATTGTATCTGCTGTATGTGTTTTCTCAATGGGTCGATCTTCTGCAGGCTGTTTGCTGCAGGCTCCTATGGCTTATATTAGCCTCTCTCTATGCGGCTTCTTTTGCTGCTTGGCTCGCTGCCAAGTCGCTGTCTCTGGCTCACTGTTAGATGcgctctggctcgctgccagatcCTCTCTGCTTTGGCTTGCTGCCAGCTCCcccttatatacatgtacgtattgTCGGATTAGTGTCAAATGTCACTAGATTCTTACAACATTTTCGATGTCAGCCAGTGTTCTTTTCTGACATTTGATATCGGACGCCTTGACAGTTTACATCTTATGGCATTCCATGACGATGTGATACCCCCCCCCCCTTTCCCGTGAATTAAACTATGTCAATAATTTGTACAGGGCTTGGCTTTGATGTCGGCCAGCGTTCTTTTTTGACATTTGATATCTTATGCCATGGCAGTTGACATCTTATAGGATTCCATGACGATGCGATATGCTCAAGAATTAAACTAAgtcaataatttgtacaagattGGACATAACATGAAAACCGTCATTAGCTGATTTATATAAAATGAGTTTTGCAATAATATTCATCCTAAGACAGTTATAATCATCAATACTAACTATagacaataataatctatcttACATAAGGCAAAAAGGATAATCATACTTCATGCTATTCTATATTCACTACATCAATTCTGTTTTTCAAAACCTTTAAAGTCATGCGTAGTTATACTATGATTCCACATAGTCATActatctataataaatgatgttataagctatatctataaaagtgttgtaaatattcGACTCATTCATGATTGGTCGACGGTTCGATGTATATATGTCCTGGCTTAAGCTTGTCCCTCTGCAAAGTTGTTTGTTCTGTAGAATAACCTTTGGTAATTCTTGTGAAGTATTGTTCTCCTTTATATGTGGTGGTGACACATCATATATGGTCATACATCCACTAAGCTTGTTAATGTTTGTCATCAGCTGTAATGGTTAGATGGCTGCTATGCTTGATATATGGGAGCATGGGGATAATACATCATTTCCTATTTTGTTTGTAGTAGAGGGAAGAGATTGCCATTAGTCTTAGTTTTTCCAAGTTTCCTATGCTGGCGTTACCAGTCAAACAATTTACTTATAAACTGTTGTGACAAGCAACGGCTGTTGTAGCAAAGCTTCTAACACGGATGCTGTCCTAGCTTTGCAGTTTGACACCCTGACCTCTCAGAGCTTCCAATGCTGATGCATTCCTACCTTGGCAGTTTATCACGCTTTGGTTTTAACGTTACAACTTCCGCAAATTCAATCCTAGCATGATTGCTGCTTTCTGCTTCtttcaaaatttcaaactttCCAGCCCTGACTGTATGAATGTATCTACTTGTGTAGCCATCCCTTATGAATGTACActagtatgtatgtatttacatgtacatgtgtagcCATCTCTCATAAATGTATGTTAGTCTGCATGTATCCAACTATGTAAAATACATAGTATTACACACAAAACACACGTGCACATGATTGCATCCAGAAACGCACACATGTGCATGCtctgaagtatatatatactttagacCATAGGTGGGCAACTTTTTTGGGCATAAGGCCACTTTCAGATAGTAATTTGGTGAAAAAGCCACTGTCACCGATGTCCTATACATTTTAATAATCAGTGCAGGCAAAATAATGGGGACTTCCCtatatatctgtttctttgaatGCCAATGACCATTGCATGAATTTTCAGATATTGCTTCaacattataaaaatttagaaactcacgaaaattgaaaaaaactcaaTTTCATTCAGTTATTGCAATGATTGTATTATTCACCTATAATTCTCCTTgaattcaaataaacatgatTGAGTATACAACTATACATAGAAATCAAAAATATGATATTGTTAGCATGATAACGGCAGTTTATGTTACACAAGGCTCCTTTAATGAGAGACTTGGTATTGAATGTCATTCATGACTGGAGTATACCGCGACGTAATGGCTGTAGTAGAGAGGTAAAAAACATCATTGATGTTCTGATCTGTAAGCCTTGTTCTGTATATGTTTTTGACATAATGCACTTGAGAAAAGAGTTGTTCACACCTGTACGTGCTTTTGAACATGCTCATGATTCATGCTGCAAAGGCCTTCAGTTGTGAGTATTTCAGACGGGGAAGCATACGAAATGCGTGTGTGAGATCTTGGCCAGGTGTAAACAGCAGTGAGTAAATGCGATCATTTCTAAGATCAATCACATCTAGTTGAAAATGAGGTAGAATGTTTTCTACAATTAGCACTGCTGAGAACAGACAGAGCTTTCTTCAGATATTCTTGAAGTCAtgaaatatgtcttcaaattctTACTTTAGATCACAAATAACATCAGCATACCTTTCTATCTGTGGTTTATTTGGTCAATAACATAGCGTTGGAAAGCTCGGTACATCAACATTGTCCTCTCTCAACTGTGATTCCCACATTTCAAGTTTACCATGAAAACGACCAACAGCATGATACATGTCACTAATCAGTTGATTTTCACCTGGCAGTTTAGTGTTGAGTTCATTAAGGTGCATCATCATATTCACAAGAAAGGCATTCATCCAAAAATTGAACATCATGAAACTCAGGCAGCTGTTTCTCTTGCaatctataaaatattattatctcAGTTTGTAAGTTGAAGGCTAGGAGTAACATATTTTTCTTTGATAACCAGCTCATTTGAGCAGAATATGAAACATCTTCAAATTCTGATCTGATATCATTGAGAAACTGGCAAAACTAACGATGTATCAATCCCTTTTGGTCGCAGGTAGATGACATCATTTTTAATAACACTTACAACATGATCCAGTTTTATTGCCTTAGCAGACAGGTTTTGCTTATGTAGAATGCAGAGCAGTTATAAGGGAAGTGAATTAATCCAATATTTTTTGAGCTTCTCAATTGGAAAACTGCTGAAACCATTGACACGACTAATCAACACCGGGTTTTCCATGGACCCTGTTGCTATAGAACATAATTTGCTGAGATCGAGATTTTTCTGCTCTGCCACTTTTTGTATTTTGGCCAACACATATTTTCCTGTTGCATGGCCATACATGTTGCCCAGAGCAAGCAAATTTTCAGTAATAGTCAGCTCTGTCTAATCCCCAAGTAGTTACAGCTTACTGGGCTGTAGCTGTTGTATCTGTTTCATTGAGTGCAATGGAATATGCTGTAAAACCTTGCAATATATTTTGTAGATGTTGCTGCACATCCCAAATCAAAGCTTCAATTTGTTATTTTCATCAGAGCACAAAACACCTGCTGCATCTTCAACATACTCTTTGATTAACACCTATCTCTAAATAGCTTTCCGCTCCTGCTAACTTGGTGAACTATCTTCATGGATGCTAAAGTGACCTTTTGGCTGCTTTCAGTAGAAATCCTCACTATACACTGCTGTGTCTTTCTGTCCCTGAGCACTGTTGCAATTGCCTTTTAGCATCATTAGACATTAGTCCATATACTGCTTTATGCCTAGCTTTGAAACGCGTCTTATAATGTCCAAACATTTGAAACGTGACACTCCATTCCTGTTTAATTGATAGTTCCACTTGGAGAAGCTCATCAGTCCACTCTTTGATAAACTTACGATTCTCTTTACCTACTTTAATGCTTTGATCTCTTCGCTGCTTCTGCCATTGCTACACCTCAAAACTCACTGCTACAGATTTGCTGAATATTTTGTTGTGGAAAGGAACTATTGGAGGGGTTTCCCATGCAAATAGGATTCCATTTTTCGCAGGACGAACAcattgataacatattagtgctgcactatttcatcagtaaaggaAGCAACTTCTTTATGATGCCAGACTGACAATTGATTTTTGCAGTGTTCAGATTAAAAAACACATTCAAACTTTTTTTTTGATCGGCAACAAAAAGGCTTCATTGAAGCAGCAAAAAGGCTGCAGTGGCCTGAAGGCCCCATGCTGTTCATGCCTGCTTTAGAGCTTCCACTGAACAAGTTCATTTCTATAATCGTAAGTCTACTAGAGTAAACATGTTTATTACATTTTTGTATTTACaacatgtaaatataatatgtgtatatagcatgtatatgtataatatgcatttatactataatatatatacagcacTAAATTAcaagtaatatgtatatataataaatatatacaacatgtatacatataaggTTCATAagtactatagtatatatactaatgTTCATATAATACATaggaaatatacatataaagtaTGAAATTTATAATATGTGCTCCAATCGATGAAGTACataaatatagtatatacatgtatatatatttctcaaagtatatcTGTGTGTCATATGTCGTGTAATCGTATATTTATCGGTTATCCgactatagatcttaaaatcttgatttttCGCAATCAGTTGAATTTGAACACGGGACGATTTTTCAATTGACCAGCATTTATTTcggatgctctaccactgagctagattGCCATAGCGATCGGAGACGTTTTCATCTACAgcatgcgcgtgctaattattttagccttaggtttttcaccaaagattttgagatttgtttacCTCGGAGCTTGAACATAATCTCGGTTCTCGACTAAACTGTAGCATGCGGCTTGCAATTAGCATAGCTCCGGAAACGCTTGGAAATGGATAAGCATTTCACGCTTCGTAAATTCCTTACAAAAAAGAAGAAACCATGTGGGACAACgcctcctctaccgaagaaatttgctagggagTTAACCCTTCCGGTCGAGTCACCCTAAATGGTTTTAGAAGATGAGcctcctttaaagatgtaaacaggctattgctgtttatattttcttttttttacaatttttgatgtaactatctgttgcatctttttgctatttcattatctatttttgcaatttttattattttattgtaaccTTTAATACTTTTGATGTTTGGAAAGCCAAACATACGACATGTTTACtcttgctttctttttccatcatcataaatactagaaattctactgccatacagcccacgaccagagtagtaatggaaaaaagaaagggtactgttggttgtcgaaaaagtagttctcagcaggaattgacagagtataatgtaaatgagacttgtttgagatgatataaaataaatatgagggagcacgactctaaaaaggtgcaacagaaataacagaaatgtaacagaaataaatattaataaaataaataattaactatctcaaacttatgttttacaataataaaataaatattaattcaagctgtagacctaaactactgtacgtaatttaaataacaacagctataatgatatatgtttattatatctcttattatattgaaatgcaataataaaagtaaatggcaagctgccgtgtaatatacaattttaaagttgtttgttggttaaaataaatattaattcaagctgtagacctaaattactgtaagtaattaaactaacaacagcaataatcaaatatgtttattatatatctgaaatgcaatgttaaaagtaaaatatattgtaatatacagtttgaaagttggttgtgttgaatgtagaatggttttgacagcgatatgtaacagaaataaatattaataaaataaatatttaactatcacaaacttatgttttacaataataaaataaacattaattcaagctgtagacctaacctactgcacgtaatttaactaacaacaacgatgccaacaataaagaaatatgtttattatatctctgaaatgcaatattaaacgttaaacggcaaactgatgtgtaatatacagtttgaaagttggttgtgttgaatgtagaatggttttgacagcgatatgtaacagagagcaagcgttggcatttacgcgtttggaagttttatgcaaactggagtgaaataaagaaatattcttgtcataaaagggcgttgtagtaacgccctaccttgtaaataagatgtaaagaaatctggctgatgttctagataatttgaaaaaccttcgggaattggacaaaaacgtaggctgataaactgtgtaccacattttcgtacctgtaaatcggtctacgcctcaaacagtagacaaacagtacacagtaaacagttctactatctgtcgcacggctttattggcgtttcgtaggtcggtcgaaacgattaataaaccaagctgttcaagcgttttgtggcgatttgtggcaagactttatctttctattctctgtcgctcggcgtttcaatttccggtcttaacttttattaaacgaagcttttcaagcgttttgtgatgatTTTTGTCCTAATAAttctgtctatttatgtgtGATCCGACCAGattggttagttttaggaatttgcgtcaacctttcaaagacttggtaacatatttaaataggtttatatgcgttttgtatcattattatacttaaacgactttactgaaaaatagttaaatatgttgataggatttcgttgcaagggtttggtgacggccgtaaacgaataatttttcgggagttgtgtgcacatgtgcatttaacataattctcccaatcaatcgtttcactcttgtttgggcGTGggataaaacattttattaaatttaaacacgatctataaaATATATGGGTATATTATAcccatttctatttatagtatgcagtatacggtacatcttatggtgtaaaatgttgaaaacatactttaccAAAGTATATCTCCGAATTGACCCAAGTTTTTCTCATCTTGAAGcggattaaaatctacataattttattttatttggaaaaattgtttcgaatCTTGAAAGACTCGGTTAGCAATGCTAGAACAACCTAACACATAACCTAACCTGTTGTAAACTTAAagataaagcgagatattctaaataacaaactctatgaaaggagtgATGGCCACGAAAAAGGCCATGGGGAGAATAACTCCGAAGaattgtcttatttggatgctatcggtcccatagacatcaggctcatcaaggcgcttcGGACACCCGGTGCAGAAAAGCATAATAGACCGATAAAAGGAAAAGGTGGATTAGGcgatatatatagagaagaaACTTCTGGGACAccggttgacctagaaaagataacagccGCCATGTATTAAGATttttacgcagtgaacaatcttttataatttatttcttactcTTCGCTCTTTTGAAGAATTTTCTTATGTTCATGTTTACGTGTCAGAATAATCTAGTTTTTGTTCCAATTAAGTATTAGTTGTTTAGGttatttaaacaatattgttttcgTTATTATTCATACGTTTTATCGAGATAAGATTCGGTAATTAGCCCTTTCCATTATCAAACTATGTCTTActgttttgttacgattacTGTTCCTTATctagtatatgtagaattttctggtctttttgttagtgtttagattgttacacTGCAATGGCTCATTGTTTAACAATAATTTTCTATTGTTCTGaatgtgaaaattcttagaaactcggcagtcagcaagactataATTAAGATTGGTTGGCTTGAatgataaccgtcaatctctaggccaatcgcttatgtaatataaatactgccactaatttttaggcagttcagcttgagTTTCACTCTTGAATTAGGCGCATaactagtattactataataaagtcgttattgttggagaagtATCATTTATAATCgccactaacagcaagctcacacgaAATTACTGCAAATAAAGTGGATaattataattacaataattatccttacaagagttgtgttctctcttgCTGGGTTCAGCATGTTATAGCGTTggcagcgttggtttcagcgcactctgttgttttTAACAGAGCAccagtgagttgggttcagctccctcctgttgggttcagcaggttgtagcatTGGTTAAAGCGCAAAGACTAAAGCTAGGGGTTGTTACCACCTcactcttgcgagttttctttACTAACGGGTAACACATAACAACCTTTTGGCACAGAATATATTCGAGAACCGATGGCCCACTGTACGTTACTAAAAGCTAGTCAGTCGGAAAGATGTGGCTGAAAGtcatgaacttttaaatttacagtggtttgaaaaccttttcctcatgatatgaatattgaaagttacagttgtttgaaaaagttgaaaaagtttactgttgtttgtattttattaaatgttattcatttttgttaattatcgtttattttaatagcgatatagtatagtaACAAGCGCTATTTCCTTTCCTTAACAGCCGAATGTTTCGTTCGTTAAATGtgtgtttcaaatttttttctattagtgcttactttgtgtattagcttacacgtATTtacttctaaacctaaccaattagtaattcataattttttacagcaatcatttgtaagattaatgtaagattatctgtaagatttatcgttagtatcagttattcctcactctcttatatttacatacatttgcatattttgaaaaatatatatataggtggatttacatttttttattacatttataaactttgtacaacttttgaagtttataatatgagttttcaaagtttgttgcgttatcgtttttattgcaacttgcattttttaaacataatttgagtttaATATCTGTTTGATGATTAACAATTATTCATTCTCCTATCAATGTTACCTATTACtacttagtttccaatctttattattaatattaattttttattcaaccatttttggcagacatttttctaataaaatctcaaccacaaaatactaccattttctgtcatattgttttttattaatctgttaaatacatgtattctcagaagttacacattgttTAATACATCCAAAGAAAAAaacctgttctgcacaaaaACATTCCCTCaagatataaagtttgaaagttacagttgtttgacaaagtctgaaaaattttacagttgttttttttctctcctaatttttttcaactacagaaaacatttctttcatgatatgtagtttgaaagttagaatggtaaatgttgtgaCATGTTAAGGAAAAcacaattttctgtccaaagacttttttattatatatatagtatatatataataataatatatatataatacttatataatatgtattatatatatgtatgtatgtatatagatatataattatatcgATATATACgaaaatattatattgttcGTATATACGTGTATAAAACAAAGAACATATGATATACTtattgtatagtatatataatagactaTACCACAaacacatattatatataacatgtgcTTGTGGTAGCCTATAGAAATATAATGCAAAGTATATAGATCATGCTATATAATATGTAtccatatataaaaaatggtatGCAAATGTATGTGTTTTTTTACTCTTTTGAGTATTTTAGAAATGACAACCATAATTATGAGACTCTCACAAAGTCTGATGGAACTAATATGGATAACACAAAAAACTCAACAGGTCAGCCTGTCTATAGaaataatagtaaaaatgttAACATGAAAGTAAATTATGTACATTGATGTAATACTACAATTGCTAATACTGTTTTGTTTGAAACATGAAGCAATAAAACTTTGATCATGGTATGTGGTAATTGTTAGCTGAAAGGAGCAAATattgaaaattcaaatttttacttccttatttttacaaacctattgtagttgttgttgttgttgtgcAATATAATTGAAATACAATGCAATAAATAGAATCTCAATAGTAAATAACACTAAAGATAGAATAAATTGTGTTTCATTCTATACAAAACAGATCATGTTTACCGAAAGCTAAACCACTCAGGTTTGGCAAGGGGTTGTCagcaaaaaaccaaaaataaaagaGGTGTTGCTATGACTGTATTTCAAGTACAAACAACAAATGAGGGAAGCATTAAATCAAAGTATAGGGTTTGAAAGATACTAGTTGTAgatatcataataataaaatgactaaCTAAAAATTCCAAGATTTGTGTAAGCTGACGCAAGAACAATAGCAAACTTGACACTCAGAATCCTCAAAATGCATCTTTTTTCAAAGAACAAAATAGGAGAAATGGTCACCTCAAAGTTTATCTAAAGCTGAATACTGTAGTTTCGTTTTGAGAAGAGAACTAAAGCTCCATTTTTAGAAGAGTACTGTAGTTTCATTTTGTCAAAAAATGGatgagtgagttgaacagtTGATCTTAAAATAGAGGCTTCCTTGATTCATTCACCAAAACCTTGCAAAAGCCTACTCATAGAGTgcatggtctctagtagtagtagttatgtagtattatattacacggtctctagtagtagtagccaTTTAggattatattacatggtctctagtaatagtagctatgtagtattatattacatggtgtctagtagtagtagctatgtagtatggtgttacatggtctctagtagtagttgCTATATAGTATTTTATTACAGGGTCTCTAAAAATAGTAGCtatttagtattatattacatgggctctagtagtagtagtagctatttaGTATCATACTACATGGTCTCTAGTAATGGTAGCTATGTagtctagtattatattacatggtctctagtagaagtagctatgtagtattacattacatggtctctattattagtagctatgtagtattatattacatggtctctagtactagtagctatgtagtattatattacatggtctctagtagtagtagctatgaagtattatattacatggtatctagtagtagtagctatgtagtattatattacatggtctctagtagtaaCAGCTATGTCGTATTATAgtacatggtctctagtagtagtagctatgtagtatcaTATTgcatggtctctagtagtagtagctatgtagtattatattacatggtctctagtagtagtagctatgtagtattatattacatggtctctagtagtagtagctatagagtattatattacattttctctagtagtagtagctaggtAGTGTTATATTgcatggtctctagtagtagcAGCTATGTAGTATTAAATTACgtggtctctagtagtagtagctatgtagtattatattacatggtctttAGTAATAAAAACTGCTGCGTTTCCAAAATTGGACTAATGAGTATGCTATATGTGCTAGGTTGTTTGTTGGCAATTATAAAACAGTTACTTATTAGGTTTCATAGCTGacatatattacattatataagaTGTTGCACATTTTTTGTTGCCTATTCAACAGAAGACATTTAGCTTAGTATTCAAAATACAACGTTTATCAAGTGTcacttataacaataatattgacAACAATTGAGAgcttatttattgtttttgctCAAAACCTGCATTCAGTGCATTTATCTTCGAGAAGTTATGCCCACATTATACGGGTGATAAATCAATTATCtgatgaatttgagtaatttaGTTAGTAAAGCATACCATACTGAGATCAGTGTAATTCATCTAAAACCAGCCTGCGTTACGGTACAAACACTaatctctcacacaatcatgaACTCAGAGCAGGCTAGTACTAATTGCCAGTGATGCATAAGTATATGTTCT from Watersipora subatra chromosome 2, tzWatSuba1.1, whole genome shotgun sequence encodes:
- the LOC137388141 gene encoding uncharacterized protein, with translation MATQVDTFIQSGLEKVGSQENYKALRKENSFSPPASRRNCHYTPRHYAPRHYTPRHYIPRHYTTRHYIPRHYTTRHYTPRHYTPRHYTTRHCTPRHYTTRHYTPRHYTPRHYTPRHYTTRHYSTCHYSPHHYTPRHYTPRHYTTRHYTSRHYTPRRYTPRHYTPRHYTPRHYTPRQYTTRHNAPRHYAPRHYTPRHYTPRHYTPRHYTTHHYSPRHYTPRHYTPRHYTTRHYKHLVTTQLVTINTSSLHHSSLHPSSLNASSLHPSSLHASSLHDSSLHPSSLRPSSLHDSSLHASSLHPSSLHESSLHASSLHA